A DNA window from Elephas maximus indicus isolate mEleMax1 chromosome 17, mEleMax1 primary haplotype, whole genome shotgun sequence contains the following coding sequences:
- the TMEM25 gene encoding transmembrane protein 25 isoform X6, whose amino-acid sequence MAPPPGSATVPHTLLLLPALLSSEAPCCVPGWGELAPQIDGQAWAERALRENERHAFTCRVTGGHGTPQLAWYLDGQLQETSTSRLLTVGKEAFSRSTSTFTVTAQRAQHELNCSLQDLGSGRSANASVILNVQFKPEIAQVGAKYQEAQDPGLLVVLFALLQLRSLAHNLSVVATNDVGVTTASLPAPGLLATRVEVPLLGIVVAGGLALGALVGFSTLVACLVCRKERKTKGPSRRPSLISSDSNNLKLSNVRLPRENMSLPSNLQLNDLTSDSRAGKPADRQMAPNSSRPELLDPEPGGLLTSRGFIRLPMLGYIYRVSSVSSDEIWL is encoded by the exons ATGGCACCGCCTCCAGGTTCTGCTACCGTCCCGCACACACTGCTGCTCCTGCCCGCCCTTCTGAGCTCAG AGGCCCCCTGCTGTGTTCCAGGTTGGGGGGAGTTGGCACCACAAATTGATGGTCAGGCCTGGGCTGAGCGGGCACTTCGAGAGAATGAGCGCCATGCCTTCACTTGCCGGGTGACCGGGGGGCATGGTACCCCCCAGCTGGCCTGGTACCTGGATGGACAACTGCAGGAGACCAGCACCTCAAGACTGCTGACTGTGGGCAAGGAGGCCTTCTCTAGAAGCACCAGCACCTTCACTGTTACTGCCCAGAGGGCCCAACATGAGCTGAACTGCTCCTTGCAGGACCTGGGCAGTGGCCGGTCAGCGAACGCCTCTGTCATCCTTAACGTGCAAT TTAAACCAGAGATTGCCCAGGTTGGGGCCAAGTACCAGGAAGCTCAGGACCCAGGCCTCCTGGTTGTCCTCTTTGCTCTG TTGCAGCTCCGTAGCCTGGCGCACAACCTCTCGGTGGTGGCCACCAATGATGTGGGTGTCACTACTGCCTCTCTTCCAGCCCCAG GGCTCCTGGCCACGCGAGTGGAAGTACCACTGCTGGGCATTGTTGTGGCTGGAGGGCTTGCCCTGGGCGCCCTGGTGGGATTCAGCACCTTGGTGGCCTGCCTGGTCTGCAGGAAAGAGCGGAAGACCAAAG GCCCCTCCCGGCGCCCATCTCTCATCTCCAG CGACTCCAACAACCTGAAACTTAGCAACGTGCGCTTGCCACGGGAGAACATGTCCCTTCCGTCCAACCTGCAGCTCAATGACCTCACCTCGGATTCCAGAG CAGGGAAACCAGCAGACCGGCAAATGGCTCCGAACAGCAGCCGGCCAGAGCTTCTGGACCCTGAGCCTGGTGGCCTCCTCACCAGCCGAG GATTCATCCGTCTCCCGATGCTGGGCTATATCTACCGAGTGTCCAGTGTGAGCAGCGATGAGATCTGGCTGTGA
- the TMEM25 gene encoding transmembrane protein 25 isoform X5, whose product MAPPPGSATVPHTLLLLPALLSSGWGELAPQIDGQAWAERALRENERHAFTCRVTGGHGTPQLAWYLDGQLQETSTSRLLTVGKEAFSRSTSTFTVTAQRAQHELNCSLQDLGSGRSANASVILNVQFKPEIAQVGAKYQEAQDPGLLVVLFALVRANPPANVTWIDQDGPVTVNTTDFLVLDAQNYPWLTNHTVQLQLRSLAHNLSVVATNDVGVTTASLPAPGLLATRVEVPLLGIVVAGGLALGALVGFSTLVACLVCRKERKTKGPSRRPSLISSDSNNLKLSNVRLPRENMSLPSNLQLNDLTSDSRGKPADRQMAPNSSRPELLDPEPGGLLTSRGFIRLPMLGYIYRVSSVSSDEIWL is encoded by the exons ATGGCACCGCCTCCAGGTTCTGCTACCGTCCCGCACACACTGCTGCTCCTGCCCGCCCTTCTGAGCTCAG GTTGGGGGGAGTTGGCACCACAAATTGATGGTCAGGCCTGGGCTGAGCGGGCACTTCGAGAGAATGAGCGCCATGCCTTCACTTGCCGGGTGACCGGGGGGCATGGTACCCCCCAGCTGGCCTGGTACCTGGATGGACAACTGCAGGAGACCAGCACCTCAAGACTGCTGACTGTGGGCAAGGAGGCCTTCTCTAGAAGCACCAGCACCTTCACTGTTACTGCCCAGAGGGCCCAACATGAGCTGAACTGCTCCTTGCAGGACCTGGGCAGTGGCCGGTCAGCGAACGCCTCTGTCATCCTTAACGTGCAAT TTAAACCAGAGATTGCCCAGGTTGGGGCCAAGTACCAGGAAGCTCAGGACCCAGGCCTCCTGGTTGTCCTCTTTGCTCTGGTGCGTGCCAACCCTCCTGCCAATGTTACCTGGATCGACCAGGATGGGCCAGTGACTGTCAACACCACTGACTTCCTGGTGCTGGATGCCCAGAACTACCCCTGGCTCACCAACCACACCGTTCAGTTGCAGCTCCGTAGCCTGGCGCACAACCTCTCGGTGGTGGCCACCAATGATGTGGGTGTCACTACTGCCTCTCTTCCAGCCCCAG GGCTCCTGGCCACGCGAGTGGAAGTACCACTGCTGGGCATTGTTGTGGCTGGAGGGCTTGCCCTGGGCGCCCTGGTGGGATTCAGCACCTTGGTGGCCTGCCTGGTCTGCAGGAAAGAGCGGAAGACCAAAG GCCCCTCCCGGCGCCCATCTCTCATCTCCAG CGACTCCAACAACCTGAAACTTAGCAACGTGCGCTTGCCACGGGAGAACATGTCCCTTCCGTCCAACCTGCAGCTCAATGACCTCACCTCGGATTCCAGAG GGAAACCAGCAGACCGGCAAATGGCTCCGAACAGCAGCCGGCCAGAGCTTCTGGACCCTGAGCCTGGTGGCCTCCTCACCAGCCGAG GATTCATCCGTCTCCCGATGCTGGGCTATATCTACCGAGTGTCCAGTGTGAGCAGCGATGAGATCTGGCTGTGA
- the TMEM25 gene encoding transmembrane protein 25 isoform X4 yields MAPPPGSATVPHTLLLLPALLSSGWGELAPQIDGQAWAERALRENERHAFTCRVTGGHGTPQLAWYLDGQLQETSTSRLLTVGKEAFSRSTSTFTVTAQRAQHELNCSLQDLGSGRSANASVILNVQFKPEIAQVGAKYQEAQDPGLLVVLFALVRANPPANVTWIDQDGPVTVNTTDFLVLDAQNYPWLTNHTVQLQLRSLAHNLSVVATNDVGVTTASLPAPGLLATRVEVPLLGIVVAGGLALGALVGFSTLVACLVCRKERKTKGPSRRPSLISSDSNNLKLSNVRLPRENMSLPSNLQLNDLTSDSRAGKPADRQMAPNSSRPELLDPEPGGLLTSRGFIRLPMLGYIYRVSSVSSDEIWL; encoded by the exons ATGGCACCGCCTCCAGGTTCTGCTACCGTCCCGCACACACTGCTGCTCCTGCCCGCCCTTCTGAGCTCAG GTTGGGGGGAGTTGGCACCACAAATTGATGGTCAGGCCTGGGCTGAGCGGGCACTTCGAGAGAATGAGCGCCATGCCTTCACTTGCCGGGTGACCGGGGGGCATGGTACCCCCCAGCTGGCCTGGTACCTGGATGGACAACTGCAGGAGACCAGCACCTCAAGACTGCTGACTGTGGGCAAGGAGGCCTTCTCTAGAAGCACCAGCACCTTCACTGTTACTGCCCAGAGGGCCCAACATGAGCTGAACTGCTCCTTGCAGGACCTGGGCAGTGGCCGGTCAGCGAACGCCTCTGTCATCCTTAACGTGCAAT TTAAACCAGAGATTGCCCAGGTTGGGGCCAAGTACCAGGAAGCTCAGGACCCAGGCCTCCTGGTTGTCCTCTTTGCTCTGGTGCGTGCCAACCCTCCTGCCAATGTTACCTGGATCGACCAGGATGGGCCAGTGACTGTCAACACCACTGACTTCCTGGTGCTGGATGCCCAGAACTACCCCTGGCTCACCAACCACACCGTTCAGTTGCAGCTCCGTAGCCTGGCGCACAACCTCTCGGTGGTGGCCACCAATGATGTGGGTGTCACTACTGCCTCTCTTCCAGCCCCAG GGCTCCTGGCCACGCGAGTGGAAGTACCACTGCTGGGCATTGTTGTGGCTGGAGGGCTTGCCCTGGGCGCCCTGGTGGGATTCAGCACCTTGGTGGCCTGCCTGGTCTGCAGGAAAGAGCGGAAGACCAAAG GCCCCTCCCGGCGCCCATCTCTCATCTCCAG CGACTCCAACAACCTGAAACTTAGCAACGTGCGCTTGCCACGGGAGAACATGTCCCTTCCGTCCAACCTGCAGCTCAATGACCTCACCTCGGATTCCAGAG CAGGGAAACCAGCAGACCGGCAAATGGCTCCGAACAGCAGCCGGCCAGAGCTTCTGGACCCTGAGCCTGGTGGCCTCCTCACCAGCCGAG GATTCATCCGTCTCCCGATGCTGGGCTATATCTACCGAGTGTCCAGTGTGAGCAGCGATGAGATCTGGCTGTGA
- the TMEM25 gene encoding transmembrane protein 25 isoform X2, whose product MAPPPGSATVPHTLLLLPALLSSEAPCCVPGWGELAPQIDGQAWAERALRENERHAFTCRVTGGHGTPQLAWYLDGQLQETSTSRLLTVGKEAFSRSTSTFTVTAQRAQHELNCSLQDLGSGRSANASVILNVQFKPEIAQVGAKYQEAQDPGLLVVLFALVRANPPANVTWIDQDGPVTVNTTDFLVLDAQNYPWLTNHTVQLQLRSLAHNLSVVATNDVGVTTASLPAPGLLATRVEVPLLGIVVAGGLALGALVGFSTLVACLVCRKERKTKGPSRRPSLISSDSNNLKLSNVRLPRENMSLPSNLQLNDLTSDSRGKPADRQMAPNSSRPELLDPEPGGLLTSRGFIRLPMLGYIYRVSSVSSDEIWL is encoded by the exons ATGGCACCGCCTCCAGGTTCTGCTACCGTCCCGCACACACTGCTGCTCCTGCCCGCCCTTCTGAGCTCAG AGGCCCCCTGCTGTGTTCCAGGTTGGGGGGAGTTGGCACCACAAATTGATGGTCAGGCCTGGGCTGAGCGGGCACTTCGAGAGAATGAGCGCCATGCCTTCACTTGCCGGGTGACCGGGGGGCATGGTACCCCCCAGCTGGCCTGGTACCTGGATGGACAACTGCAGGAGACCAGCACCTCAAGACTGCTGACTGTGGGCAAGGAGGCCTTCTCTAGAAGCACCAGCACCTTCACTGTTACTGCCCAGAGGGCCCAACATGAGCTGAACTGCTCCTTGCAGGACCTGGGCAGTGGCCGGTCAGCGAACGCCTCTGTCATCCTTAACGTGCAAT TTAAACCAGAGATTGCCCAGGTTGGGGCCAAGTACCAGGAAGCTCAGGACCCAGGCCTCCTGGTTGTCCTCTTTGCTCTGGTGCGTGCCAACCCTCCTGCCAATGTTACCTGGATCGACCAGGATGGGCCAGTGACTGTCAACACCACTGACTTCCTGGTGCTGGATGCCCAGAACTACCCCTGGCTCACCAACCACACCGTTCAGTTGCAGCTCCGTAGCCTGGCGCACAACCTCTCGGTGGTGGCCACCAATGATGTGGGTGTCACTACTGCCTCTCTTCCAGCCCCAG GGCTCCTGGCCACGCGAGTGGAAGTACCACTGCTGGGCATTGTTGTGGCTGGAGGGCTTGCCCTGGGCGCCCTGGTGGGATTCAGCACCTTGGTGGCCTGCCTGGTCTGCAGGAAAGAGCGGAAGACCAAAG GCCCCTCCCGGCGCCCATCTCTCATCTCCAG CGACTCCAACAACCTGAAACTTAGCAACGTGCGCTTGCCACGGGAGAACATGTCCCTTCCGTCCAACCTGCAGCTCAATGACCTCACCTCGGATTCCAGAG GGAAACCAGCAGACCGGCAAATGGCTCCGAACAGCAGCCGGCCAGAGCTTCTGGACCCTGAGCCTGGTGGCCTCCTCACCAGCCGAG GATTCATCCGTCTCCCGATGCTGGGCTATATCTACCGAGTGTCCAGTGTGAGCAGCGATGAGATCTGGCTGTGA
- the TMEM25 gene encoding transmembrane protein 25 isoform X1 — MAPPPGSATVPHTLLLLPALLSSEAPCCVPGWGELAPQIDGQAWAERALRENERHAFTCRVTGGHGTPQLAWYLDGQLQETSTSRLLTVGKEAFSRSTSTFTVTAQRAQHELNCSLQDLGSGRSANASVILNVQFKPEIAQVGAKYQEAQDPGLLVVLFALVRANPPANVTWIDQDGPVTVNTTDFLVLDAQNYPWLTNHTVQLQLRSLAHNLSVVATNDVGVTTASLPAPGLLATRVEVPLLGIVVAGGLALGALVGFSTLVACLVCRKERKTKGPSRRPSLISSDSNNLKLSNVRLPRENMSLPSNLQLNDLTSDSRAGKPADRQMAPNSSRPELLDPEPGGLLTSRGFIRLPMLGYIYRVSSVSSDEIWL, encoded by the exons ATGGCACCGCCTCCAGGTTCTGCTACCGTCCCGCACACACTGCTGCTCCTGCCCGCCCTTCTGAGCTCAG AGGCCCCCTGCTGTGTTCCAGGTTGGGGGGAGTTGGCACCACAAATTGATGGTCAGGCCTGGGCTGAGCGGGCACTTCGAGAGAATGAGCGCCATGCCTTCACTTGCCGGGTGACCGGGGGGCATGGTACCCCCCAGCTGGCCTGGTACCTGGATGGACAACTGCAGGAGACCAGCACCTCAAGACTGCTGACTGTGGGCAAGGAGGCCTTCTCTAGAAGCACCAGCACCTTCACTGTTACTGCCCAGAGGGCCCAACATGAGCTGAACTGCTCCTTGCAGGACCTGGGCAGTGGCCGGTCAGCGAACGCCTCTGTCATCCTTAACGTGCAAT TTAAACCAGAGATTGCCCAGGTTGGGGCCAAGTACCAGGAAGCTCAGGACCCAGGCCTCCTGGTTGTCCTCTTTGCTCTGGTGCGTGCCAACCCTCCTGCCAATGTTACCTGGATCGACCAGGATGGGCCAGTGACTGTCAACACCACTGACTTCCTGGTGCTGGATGCCCAGAACTACCCCTGGCTCACCAACCACACCGTTCAGTTGCAGCTCCGTAGCCTGGCGCACAACCTCTCGGTGGTGGCCACCAATGATGTGGGTGTCACTACTGCCTCTCTTCCAGCCCCAG GGCTCCTGGCCACGCGAGTGGAAGTACCACTGCTGGGCATTGTTGTGGCTGGAGGGCTTGCCCTGGGCGCCCTGGTGGGATTCAGCACCTTGGTGGCCTGCCTGGTCTGCAGGAAAGAGCGGAAGACCAAAG GCCCCTCCCGGCGCCCATCTCTCATCTCCAG CGACTCCAACAACCTGAAACTTAGCAACGTGCGCTTGCCACGGGAGAACATGTCCCTTCCGTCCAACCTGCAGCTCAATGACCTCACCTCGGATTCCAGAG CAGGGAAACCAGCAGACCGGCAAATGGCTCCGAACAGCAGCCGGCCAGAGCTTCTGGACCCTGAGCCTGGTGGCCTCCTCACCAGCCGAG GATTCATCCGTCTCCCGATGCTGGGCTATATCTACCGAGTGTCCAGTGTGAGCAGCGATGAGATCTGGCTGTGA
- the TMEM25 gene encoding transmembrane protein 25 isoform X3: MAPPPGSATVPHTLLLLPALLSSEAPCCVPGWGELAPQIDGQAWAERALRENERHAFTCRVTGGHGTPQLAWYLDGQLQETSTSRLLTVGKEAFSRSTSTFTVTAQRAQHELNCSLQDLGSGRSANASVILNVQFKPEIAQVGAKYQEAQDPGLLVVLFALVRANPPANVTWIDQDGPVTVNTTDFLVLDAQNYPWLTNHTVQLQLRSLAHNLSVVATNDVGVTTASLPAPGLLATRVEVPLLGIVVAGGLALGALVGFSTLVACLVCRKERKTKGPSRRPSLISSDSNNLKLSNVRLPRENMSLPSNLQLNDLTSDSRAGKPADRQMAPNSSRPELLDPEPGGLLTSRGTRIHPSPDAGLYLPSVQCEQR, encoded by the exons ATGGCACCGCCTCCAGGTTCTGCTACCGTCCCGCACACACTGCTGCTCCTGCCCGCCCTTCTGAGCTCAG AGGCCCCCTGCTGTGTTCCAGGTTGGGGGGAGTTGGCACCACAAATTGATGGTCAGGCCTGGGCTGAGCGGGCACTTCGAGAGAATGAGCGCCATGCCTTCACTTGCCGGGTGACCGGGGGGCATGGTACCCCCCAGCTGGCCTGGTACCTGGATGGACAACTGCAGGAGACCAGCACCTCAAGACTGCTGACTGTGGGCAAGGAGGCCTTCTCTAGAAGCACCAGCACCTTCACTGTTACTGCCCAGAGGGCCCAACATGAGCTGAACTGCTCCTTGCAGGACCTGGGCAGTGGCCGGTCAGCGAACGCCTCTGTCATCCTTAACGTGCAAT TTAAACCAGAGATTGCCCAGGTTGGGGCCAAGTACCAGGAAGCTCAGGACCCAGGCCTCCTGGTTGTCCTCTTTGCTCTGGTGCGTGCCAACCCTCCTGCCAATGTTACCTGGATCGACCAGGATGGGCCAGTGACTGTCAACACCACTGACTTCCTGGTGCTGGATGCCCAGAACTACCCCTGGCTCACCAACCACACCGTTCAGTTGCAGCTCCGTAGCCTGGCGCACAACCTCTCGGTGGTGGCCACCAATGATGTGGGTGTCACTACTGCCTCTCTTCCAGCCCCAG GGCTCCTGGCCACGCGAGTGGAAGTACCACTGCTGGGCATTGTTGTGGCTGGAGGGCTTGCCCTGGGCGCCCTGGTGGGATTCAGCACCTTGGTGGCCTGCCTGGTCTGCAGGAAAGAGCGGAAGACCAAAG GCCCCTCCCGGCGCCCATCTCTCATCTCCAG CGACTCCAACAACCTGAAACTTAGCAACGTGCGCTTGCCACGGGAGAACATGTCCCTTCCGTCCAACCTGCAGCTCAATGACCTCACCTCGGATTCCAGAG CAGGGAAACCAGCAGACCGGCAAATGGCTCCGAACAGCAGCCGGCCAGAGCTTCTGGACCCTGAGCCTGGTGGCCTCCTCACCAGCCGAGGTACCAG GATTCATCCGTCTCCCGATGCTGGGCTATATCTACCGAGTGTCCAGTGTGAGCAGCGATGA